One region of Mangifera indica cultivar Alphonso chromosome 3, CATAS_Mindica_2.1, whole genome shotgun sequence genomic DNA includes:
- the LOC123210440 gene encoding chalcone synthase 1-like, which produces MVTVDEVRKAQRAEGTATIMAIGTANPPHFYDQTTYPDTYFRMTNTEHMTHVKNKMQRMCDKTTIKKRHICTTEDIIKENPNINTYKAPSLDTRQDMAATLIPELGKEAATKAIEEWGQPKSKITHLICCSTMGPFMPGYDYQIVQLLGLDLSVKRVMLYQQGCNGGGTILRIAKDLAENSRGARVLIVCTEITIVGFHSPTETDVDVLVSHSLFADGSAALIVGADPIPGLENPIFELISTAPTLVPNCPGAICGSIREHGLTIHIGKEVPDLISNHIEKRLIDAFYPLGVTDWNSIFWAAHPGGPAILDQVEAKLGLKPEKLRATRQVLAEYGNMSSVTVLFVLDEVRKKSIEDGLKTTGEGLEWGVLFGFGPGLTIETLVLHSVNIA; this is translated from the exons ATGGTTACCGTGGATGAAGTTCGCAAGGCTCAGCGTGCTGAAGGCACTGCCACAATCATGGCAATTGGAACAGCAAATCCTCCACATTTCTATGATCAAACCACATACCCAGACACTTACTTTCGTATGACAAATACCGAGCACATGACCCACGTCAAGAACAAAATGCAGCGCATGT GTGATAAAACCACAATAAAAAAGCGACACATTTGCACAACCGAAGacattataaaagaaaatccaAACATTAATACATATAAGGCACCTTCACTGGATACTAGGCAAGACATGGCAGCAACATTGATACCAGAGTTAGGCAAGGAAGCTGCAACTAAGGCCATTGAAGAATGGGGCCAACCCAAGTCAAAAATCACTCACCTAATTTGTTGTAGCACAATGGGGCCATTCATGCCTGGGTATGACTACCAAATCGTTCAACTCTTGGGACTTGATCTATCTGTAAAGCGAGTCATGTTATACCAGCAAGGTTGTAATGGAGGTGGTACCATACTTCGTATCGCTAAAGACCTAGCTGAGAATAGTAGAGGTGCCCGTGTCCTTATTGTATGCACTGAAATAACTATCGTTGGCTTCCATTCGCCTACTGAAACCGATGTTGATGTTCTTGTAAGTCATTCTCTATTTGCGGATGGCTCTGCTGCGCTTATAGTTGGTGCAGATCCGATTCCTGGTCTTGAAAATCCCATCTTTGAACTTATCTCTACAGCCCCTACATTAGTACCTAATTGTCCTGGGGCTATTTGTGGAAGTATACGTGAGCATGGGCTTACAATTCATATTGGGAAGGAAGTTCCTGACCTTATCTCAAACCATATTGAGAAGAGACTAATTGATGCATTCTACCCTTTAGGTGTCACAGATTGGAACTCAATCTTTTGGGCTGCTCATCCTGGTGGTCCTGCGATTTTGGACCAAGTGGAAGCCAAGTTGGGTCTTAAACCTGAGAAGTTACGTGCAACTAGGCAGGTGCTTGCTGAGTACGGTAATATGTCGAGTGTAACTGTATTGTTTGTTTTGGATGAAGTAAGAAAGAAGTCAATTGAAGATGGGTTGAAAACCACAGGAGAAGGGTTGGAATGGGGGGTACTTTTCGGGTTTGGTCCTGGGCTTACTATCGAGACTTTGGTCTTGCACAGTGTTAACATTGCTTAG